The Pseudomonas sp. SCA2728.1_7 DNA segment GCGTACTCAACGCCGTCCTCGAAGAAATCACCGGCGCTCTGCACCGCAAGGACAGCGTGACGCTGGTCGGCTTCGGCACCTTCCTGCAACGTCACCGCGGCGCCCGCACCGGCAAAAACCCGCAGACCGGCGAACCGGTTAAAATCAAGGCCAGCAACACCGTTGCGTTCAAGCCAGGCAAATCGTTGAAAGACAGCGTTAATCCTTAATTGCGGCGAACTCCTCGAATAACGGGGAGAACCGCTGAAAAAATGGGCACACCGATTGCGGTCGGGTGCCCATTTTTTATGCCTGCCTATTTGTTATGGCCTGCAGCAATAATAAAGCCACGTAATCAATTGCATTGGTTGGCTATCGATCTGCCTCACACTTAAATCAATAACCTATATATAAAAGCCATCATATTGATGGCACTTTTGCCATTGTTGGTTGTCTCGCTGTGGATTGTTGAAACAACACTGAAATCTTTCGGAATCATCCTACATCCGTTTTTTTCAAAACCCGTCATGCTCCGCGCCATTGTCGTCGGCCCCGGTTTTTGGTGATCGCGGCAGATTGGAACGATCGCTCTAAATCAGGGTTTTCAGGTGTTTCGTGCAGCTGCGTATATATGAAGACGGCATCGGGGATTCCCTGGCTGAATATAGGGAAACCTCCTACAACAAACAAAGAACAGTTCGTCTTGTTGTTTAATCAGATGCTTGCTAGTGGCCATCATAGTGATTACGATGCGCCCACTTGAAAGAGCACATCTCAATTGGATGAGTCGCACCACCGCTCTTCGATACTGTCCCGCGCCGCGGTTACTCCAATAGGCGCCTGACTGTAATCCTTAATAAAGGCCATGGATGTCCTACTCAAGCAAACTTTCCGCCCATTACCTCGAACTCGCTAAAGTCTCTGTTTCCAAAGAGAATTTCGCGGGCGAAGACGTTCGTTTTTCGAGCGAATTCGAGGCGCTGGAAAGCGAGCTGGCCAAAGCCTCGTCGATGCACGAAAGCGGGCAGATCGACTGGCTGAAAATTCGCGAAAACAGCGAAAACCTGCTGCGTACCCAATCCAAGGATTTGCGTGTCGGCGCCTGGCTGACCTGGTCGCTGTACCAGCGCGAATCCTTCCCCGGGCTGCTGGCCGGGCTCGGGTTGCTGCACCATCTGTCGGAAAACAACTGGGCCGACGTTCACCCGCTCAAACCCCGCACCCGAGCCGCCGCCATCGGCTGGCTGGTGCCGCGTCTCGAGCAGGTCATCACCGAAAACATTGCGATCAAAGAGCAGTTGCCGATGTTCCGGCAGCTCTCCGAGCACCTGTCCGGTCTCGAAGCGGCGTGTGCTGAGCATCTGGGCGATGATTCGCCGCTGTTGCTGCCGATTTCCCGTCGCCTGAAAACCATGATCCAGCGCGCGGCCGACAACCAGCCGGCTCCCGGTGTGGTCGGTGCGGCTGTGGCGCAGGTCAAGCAGGCGGCGAGCCAGTTGCTCACCCCCGGCGCACCGATCGACAACGAACGAGACGCCCATAAAGCGCTGCGCGCCCAACAGGAAAGCGCCCGTCCGTTGTGCGCCTGGTGGCTCAAGCAGAAAGCCACCGACCTGCGCGCCCTGCGCCTGAATCGCACGCTGCTGTGGATGACCATCGACGCAGTGCCCGAACGCAACGCCGAGCAGATCACCGTGTTGCGCGGCCTGCCGCTGGAAAAACTCAAGCTCTATCAGGACCGTTACGATCAGGGCAAATACGCCGACTTGCTGGTGGAACTGGAGGCGAGCCTGGCGAAGGCGCCGTTCTGGTTCGATGGCCAGAGGATGGTCTGGGAATGTCTCCAGAACCTCAACGCCGAGTTGGCAATGCGCGAAGTGGAAATCCACTTCGCGCTTTTGGTTCAACGGCTGCCCGGCATTGTCGAGTTGCGTTTCCATGACGGCGCGCCGTTTGCCGATCCGTCCACCCGGGCGTGGATCGCCGCCAACGTCATGCCGCACCTGCAAAGTGCCAGTGCGCCGCGCAAGGTCGAAAGCGAAAACGTCGAAACCCAGCCGGCCTGGGAAAAGGCCCTCGAAGAAGTCCTGCCGCTGCTGCGCAAGGAAGGCCTGAAGCCAGCGGTGCAGACCCTAAAGCAGGGTTTGCAATCCGCTCACGGTGGCCGCGAACGCTTCTTCTGGCAGTTCGCCCTCGCGCGGCTGTGCTTCATGGCCAAGAAATACGAACTGGCCAAGAACCAGTTGGAAACCCTCGATCAGACATTACAGGACTCAGGCCTGCACGCCTGGGAGCCCGATCTTGCATTGGAAGTGCTGCATCTACTGCACAGTTGCTGCGAGTTGTTGCCGCAGAACCATGCCGTACGTGAACGCAAGGAAGAGATTTATCGCAGGCTGTGCCACCTCGATCTCGAAGTGGTACTCGAATAGGCCCCAGGGCCACAACCGCAAGGAGAAAAGCCATGGCCAAAGAAGGCTCGGTAGCCCCCAAGGAACGCATCAACGTCACCTTCAAACCCGCCACCGGCGGTGCTCAGGAAGAGATTGAACTGCCGCTGAAGCTGCTGGCAATCGGTGACTACACCCACCGCAAGGACGATCGCAAAATCGAAGATCGCAAGCCGATCAGCATCGACAAGATGACCTTCGACGAAGTGTTGGCCAAGCAAGAACTGGGTCTGACGCTGAGCGTGCCGAACCGTCTGCAGGAAGATGGCGAGGCCGACGAGCTGGCTGTGCAACTGCGCGTCAATTCGATGAAGGACTTCAACCCGGCCAGCCTGGTCGAGCAAGTGCCTGAGCTGAAAAAACTGATGGAACTGCGCGATGCGCTGGTGGCCCTCAAAGGCCCGCTGGGTAACGCACCTGCGTTCCGTAAAGCGATCGAAGGCGTGCTCGCCGACGACGAATCCCGCGGTCGCGTACTCGGTGAGCTGGGCCTGAACGCCGCAGCCCCGGACGCCTGAGACTCCAGCCAAGGAAGCCAACACAATGAGCACTAGCGCAGCACAAGAGAAGAGCGCCGGCAACGGCGAGTACAGCATTCTCGACAGCATCATCGCCGAAACCCGTCTGACTCCGGACGACGAAGCCTACGACATCGCCAAGCGCGGTGTGTCGGCGTTCATCGAAGAACTGCTCAAACCGCAGAACAACGGTGAGCCGGTCAAAAAGGCCATGGTTGACCGCATGATCGCCGAGATCGATGCCAAGCTCAGCCGTCAGATGGACGAAATCCTGCACCACCCGGACTTCCAGGCTCTGGAATCGTCGTGGCGTGGTCTGCAGTTGCTGGTCGACCGCACCAACTTCCGCGAAAACATCAAGATCGAAATCCTCAACGTCTCGAAAGAAGACCTGCTGGACGATTTCGAAGATTCGCCGGAAGTCATGCAGTCGGGCCTGTACAAGCACATCTACACCGCTGAATACGGCCAGTTCGGTGGTCAGCCTGTGGGCGCGATCATCGCTAACTACTACATGTCGCCAAGCTCGCCAGACGTCAAGCTGATGCAGTACGTGGCCAGCGTTTCGTGCATGTCGCACGCACCGTTCATCGCTGCTGCCGGCCCGAAATTCTTCGGCCTGGAAAGCTTCACCGGCCTGCCGGATCTGAAAGATCTGAAAGACCACTTCGAAGGCCCGCAATTCGCCAAATGGCAGAGCTTCCGTACCTCGGAAGACTCCCGCTACGTTGGTCTGACCGTGCCGCGTTTCCTGCTGCGTAACCCGTACGATCCGGAAGAAAACCCGGTCAAATCGTTCGTGTACAAGGAAACCGTTGCCAACAGCCACGAGCACTACCTGTGGGGCAACACTGCTTACGCGTTCGGCACCAAGCTGACCGACAGCTTCGCCAAATTCCGCTGGTGCCCGAACATCATCGGCCCGCAGAGCGGTGGCGCGGTTGAAGACCTGCCGTTGCACCATTTCGAAAGCATGGGCGAAATCGAAACCAAGATTCCTACTGAAGTTCTGGTTTCCGACCGTCGTGAATACGAACTGGCCGAGGAAGGCTTCATTTCCCTGACCATGCGTAAAGGCTCCGACAACGCGGCGTTCTTCTCCGCGAGTTCGGTGCAGAAGCCGAAGTTCTTCGGCATCAGCGCAGAAGGCAAGGCCGCAGAGCTGAACTACAAGCTCGGCACCCAACTGCCGTACATGATGATCGTCAACCGCCTGGCTCACTACTTGAAAGTGCTGCAGCGCGAGCAACTCGGTTCGTGGAAAGAGCGTACCGACCTCGAGCTGGAACTGAACAAGTGGATCCGTCAGTACGTTGCCGACCAGGAAAACCCGAGCGCCGAAGTGCGTGGCCGTCGTCCGCTGCGCGCTGCGCAAGTGATCGTCAGCGACGTTGAAGGCGAGCCGGGCTGGTACCGCGTGAGCTTGAACGTGCGTCCGCACTTCAAGTACATGGGTGCCGATTTCACCCTGTCGCTGGTTGGCAAGCTGGACAAAGAGTAAGAGCGACTCATGGACGGATACGGCAGCCTGTTCGAACGCCTCAACGGCGACGCGCAACTACGCAAGGGCAACAGCCTTGAGGCTTGTGCCATGGCGTCAGTGGCTGCCCATCTGGCCAAAATGCTCAGCACCCGGGCCGGCAGCGTGCAAACGCTGGCCGACTACGGGTTGCCCGATCTCAATGACATGCGTCTGAGCCTGCACGACTCTCTGAGTCAGGCCCGTCTGGCCATCGAAAACTTCATCGAAGCCTACGAGCCGCGCCTGAGCAACGTGCGTGTCATTTCCCTGCCGCGTGACCACGATCAACTGCGCCTGGCCTTCAGCATCGAAGGCCTGCTGGAAGTTGAAGGGTTCAAGCGTCAGGTCAGTTTTTCCGCGCGCCTGGATGGCAGCGGACAAGTGAAGGTCACCTAAGGAGATCCCCGATGTCTGGCAAACCCGCAGCACGCGTATCCGACCCCACCGCTTGCCCACTTCCAGGCCACGGTACCAACCCGATCGCCGCCGGTTCCGGCGACGTATTCTTCGACGGCCTCGCGGCCGCCCGCCAAGGCGATGCCTCGGCGTGTGGTGGTGCGATGGTCGGCGATCTGGCGACCACGGTTTTGATCAATGGCAAACCGGCCGCCACGGTTGGCTCTGTTGGCTCTCACGGCAACAAGGTTACGGCAGGTTCCGGGACGGTGATCATCGGGAATTCGCATTCGCCAGCACCCTTTTCGGGGCTTGCCGCTATAGCGGTTGTCGCGGCGCTGGATTACCGACTGGGTTTGAAGTCCGGTGGCAACTCGGTACTGACGCCGCTGGAAATTCCAGACTTCGACGAACTGAAATCAGGAACATCGAAAAACCGTGAGTTGGTCGATTTCGTTGTCGAGAACCGCATGGACGCAGCTGACAGTGTGAAGCTGGAAGTGCTGGACGGCGAGAAGCTGGTATACGCCGAAGCCAATACCGCGCCGTTCCTGCCACCAGGCAAGTATCCATGGCAATGGGACGGCTACGACACGGCCGGCATCCTCGATACCAAAGTCCTGAAAAGCCCGAACCTGAAAGTGCGCCTCACCGCGACCGGGGCGGGTCAGCAGCAAGTGACTGAAGTGAAGCTTGATTGCTCGGCTAAAAAGGTGAAATGGGTCGATGTGCGTGTTGACCGCAACGCCAAGACCGTTGAAGTGACGTTGCGCCCGAGCTTTTCGGATGGCGGCAGCAGTGGTTCCACCCCCGGACTGGTACCCACGCCTTTCAGCACGTTGCTTGGCTGGGCCAAGGAAGGTATCGAGTTGTACTGGTCGCGTAATGGCTCACGCGGCGGCGGTATCGCCGAGGGCATCACGACCAGCAAAGGCCTTTACAAAGTCACGGTCAAAACCGAGATCAACGTCGAGCCCAAAGCCGGGAATTTCCCGTTGATTGACTCCTTGTCGAAGGACTTCGGTCGTTCCACCAGTCTGGCGATCGCCAGAAAGGTTTATC contains these protein-coding regions:
- the tssC gene encoding type VI secretion system contractile sheath large subunit, which encodes MSTSAAQEKSAGNGEYSILDSIIAETRLTPDDEAYDIAKRGVSAFIEELLKPQNNGEPVKKAMVDRMIAEIDAKLSRQMDEILHHPDFQALESSWRGLQLLVDRTNFRENIKIEILNVSKEDLLDDFEDSPEVMQSGLYKHIYTAEYGQFGGQPVGAIIANYYMSPSSPDVKLMQYVASVSCMSHAPFIAAAGPKFFGLESFTGLPDLKDLKDHFEGPQFAKWQSFRTSEDSRYVGLTVPRFLLRNPYDPEENPVKSFVYKETVANSHEHYLWGNTAYAFGTKLTDSFAKFRWCPNIIGPQSGGAVEDLPLHHFESMGEIETKIPTEVLVSDRREYELAEEGFISLTMRKGSDNAAFFSASSVQKPKFFGISAEGKAAELNYKLGTQLPYMMIVNRLAHYLKVLQREQLGSWKERTDLELELNKWIRQYVADQENPSAEVRGRRPLRAAQVIVSDVEGEPGWYRVSLNVRPHFKYMGADFTLSLVGKLDKE
- a CDS encoding HU family DNA-binding protein, with the translated sequence MRKPELAAAIAEKADLTKEQANRVLNAVLEEITGALHRKDSVTLVGFGTFLQRHRGARTGKNPQTGEPVKIKASNTVAFKPGKSLKDSVNP
- the tssA gene encoding type VI secretion system protein TssA, whose protein sequence is MSYSSKLSAHYLELAKVSVSKENFAGEDVRFSSEFEALESELAKASSMHESGQIDWLKIRENSENLLRTQSKDLRVGAWLTWSLYQRESFPGLLAGLGLLHHLSENNWADVHPLKPRTRAAAIGWLVPRLEQVITENIAIKEQLPMFRQLSEHLSGLEAACAEHLGDDSPLLLPISRRLKTMIQRAADNQPAPGVVGAAVAQVKQAASQLLTPGAPIDNERDAHKALRAQQESARPLCAWWLKQKATDLRALRLNRTLLWMTIDAVPERNAEQITVLRGLPLEKLKLYQDRYDQGKYADLLVELEASLAKAPFWFDGQRMVWECLQNLNAELAMREVEIHFALLVQRLPGIVELRFHDGAPFADPSTRAWIAANVMPHLQSASAPRKVESENVETQPAWEKALEEVLPLLRKEGLKPAVQTLKQGLQSAHGGRERFFWQFALARLCFMAKKYELAKNQLETLDQTLQDSGLHAWEPDLALEVLHLLHSCCELLPQNHAVRERKEEIYRRLCHLDLEVVLE
- the tssB gene encoding type VI secretion system contractile sheath small subunit, with product MAKEGSVAPKERINVTFKPATGGAQEEIELPLKLLAIGDYTHRKDDRKIEDRKPISIDKMTFDEVLAKQELGLTLSVPNRLQEDGEADELAVQLRVNSMKDFNPASLVEQVPELKKLMELRDALVALKGPLGNAPAFRKAIEGVLADDESRGRVLGELGLNAAAPDA
- the tssE gene encoding type VI secretion system baseplate subunit TssE; translated protein: MDGYGSLFERLNGDAQLRKGNSLEACAMASVAAHLAKMLSTRAGSVQTLADYGLPDLNDMRLSLHDSLSQARLAIENFIEAYEPRLSNVRVISLPRDHDQLRLAFSIEGLLEVEGFKRQVSFSARLDGSGQVKVT